From the Musa acuminata AAA Group cultivar baxijiao chromosome BXJ1-2, Cavendish_Baxijiao_AAA, whole genome shotgun sequence genome, one window contains:
- the LOC103972811 gene encoding protein FAR1-RELATED SEQUENCE 6 isoform X1, with translation MEMGGKGGEIILKDGANFIDERHDEDGANDRAMGENEASQSITADTVDEGKIDQTKELVIHDEDDSVGKMDKAELDVQGVIGGDDGIPRVGMVFNSYGEAVTFYKRYAMRVGFGVTIKKSSFTTYGLCRRLVLVCSKEGKAQTKACYHQSRPSMKTNCEAAFIAKLWGDGLLHVVEAKLEHNHELNPSEAHLYRCYKNMSSGATKDLAVRAAGREHLPYVGMEFLNSIEEGQLKLSEGDKEALHEFFSRMQTKNPSFFYLLDLDMEGNLRNVFWADSRSRSAYQYYGDVVYFDSTYLRNKYNIPLVLFVGSNSHGQLVLLGCGLLADETPGNYLWLFKAWLTCMLERAPNVIITDQSKEIQDVVAKVLPEARHRMCLSDITGSIPEKLRDHTEWKTIHKAMNEVIYGSLKVDEFEEGWRNLTKTYGLEGNEWLNLLYENRKLWAPVYLKDMFWAGLSTALQEDSVRPFFEELIYPETSLQNFLENYEMVLRTKYELEAKADFDSFHNSRLTGSESHMEQQLSKIYTLNMFEKFQHELKATIYCQVSLLKVDGSISTFEVRECTYTGGDERNHDKYYEVLYHVGEFEVQCICGFFQFTGILCRHALSVFSLQQVYEVPSQYILNRWRKDFKLLYALECSSKDIYGNKHIEQYDSLSKHCLRLVEVGMVSDEKYQLALKLVREVERSLLDENIFQDLHSRLVSSVTRLTGSDENHAASQVGIVDGDKTPSSVPAKRRGRPPKKRKEPEIEPLNGSNGKTDSLRASADGNQSNMFQSSSTASHFGTHDRTHGVIDIMEEVNQNDLAFSSHYGLQSNHQHHLGNPMQSGTTLQSHFGQQALGSQSRMQWICQQMLQEDQTPFGRRTG, from the exons ATGGAAATGGGGGGTAAGGGAGGTGAAATAATTTTAAAAGATGGTGCTAATTTTATAGATGAAAGACATGATGAGGATGGAGCTAATGATAGAGCTATGGGAGAAAATGAAGCATCTCAG AGTATCACAGCTGACACTGTCGATGAAGGGAAAATCGATCAGACTAAAGAACTGGTTATTCATGATGAAGATGATAGTGTGGGAAAAATGGACAAGGCTGAACTTGATGTTCAGGGAGTGATCGGAGGAGATGATGGAATCCCTCGGGTGGGGATGGTGTTCAACTCTTATGGAGAAGCTGTTACATTCTATAAACGATATGCAATGCGTGTTGGATTTGGTGTTACTATAAAAAAGTCATCATTTACAACATATGGACTTTGTCGAAGGCTTGTACTTGTGTGCAGTAAGGAGGGAAAGGCACAGACAAAAGCATGCTACCATCAATCGAGGCCATCAATGAAGACAAACTGTGAAGCTGCATTTATCGCTAAGTTATGGGGTGACGGGTTGTTGCATGTAGTGGAAGCTAAACTTGAACACAATCATGAACTTAATCCATCAGAAGCCCACCTCTACAGATGCTATAAGAATATGTCCAGTGGTGCTACCAAAGATCTTGCTGTGCGAGCTGCTGGACGTGAGCACTTACCATATGTTGGTATGGAATTCTTAAATTCTATTGAAGAGGGACAGTTGAAGCTCTCTGAAGGTGACAAGGAAGCTCTACATGAATTTTTTTCACGGATGCAGACCAAGAACCCAAGCTTCTTTTACTTGCTGGATTTAGATATGGAAGGCAATCTAAGGAATGTGTTCTGGGCTGATTCTAGGTCGAGATCAGCATATCAGTATTATGGTGATGTTGTTTACTTTGATTCAACTTATTTAAGAAATAAGTACAACATTCCCCTTGTCTTATTTGTTGGATCAAACAGTCACGGTCAGTTGGTGTTGTTAGGTTGTGGTTTGCTTGCAGATGAAACTCCTGGAAACTACTTGTGGTTATTTAAGGCATGGTTGACATGTATGTTAGAGCGCGCTCCAAATGTAATAATCACTGATCAGTCCAAGGAAATTCAAGATGTTGTTGCTAAAGTTTTACCAGAAGCGCGTCATCGGATGTGCTTGTCAGATATAACTGGAAGTATTCCAGAGAAATTGAGGGATCATACAGAGTGGAAGACAATTCATAAAGCCATGAATGAAGTAATATATGGTTCTTTAAAAGTTGATGAATTTGAAGAAGGCTGGAGGAATCTGACTAAAACATATGGGCTTGAAGGTAACGAATGGCTAAATTTGTTATATGAAAATCGGAAACTTTGGGCCCCTGTTTATCTGAAGGACATGTTTTGGGCAGGGTTGTCCACTGCACTACAGGAAGACAGTGTAAGACCCTTTTTTGAAGAGCTCATATATCCAGAAACTTCTTTACAGAACTTTTTAGAAAATTACGAAATGGTTTTACGAACTAAGTATGAGTTAGAGGCTAAAGCAGATTTTGACTCATTCCACAATAGCCGGCTTACCGGATCCGAATCTCATATGGAGCAGCAGCTTTCCAAGATTTATACGCTTAACATGTTTGAAAAGTTTCAGCATGAGCTAAAGGCAACTATCTATTGTCAGGTTTCACTACTAAAGGTAGATGGATCAATCTCTACATTTGAGGTGAGGGAGTGCACTTATACAGGAGGTGATGAAAGAAACCATGACAAGTATTATGAGGTATTGTATCATGTCGGTGAATTTGAGGTTCAATGTATTTGTGGTTTCTTCCAATTTACAGGAATATTATGCAGACATGCATTATCAGTTTTCAGTTTGCAACAAGTCTATGAAGTTCCATCGCAGTACATCCTCAATCGTTGGAGAAAGGATTTCAAACTGTTGTATGCTTTGGAATGTTCCTCGAAAGATATTTATGGCAATAAACATATTGAGCAATATGATTCTCTCTCCAAGCATTGCCTTCGACTTGTTGAAGTTGGCATGGTGTCTGATGAGAAGTACCAGCTTGCGTTGAAGTTAGTTAGAGAAGTAGAAAGATCTCTGTTAGATGAGAACATATTTCAAGATTTGCATAGTAGGCTTGTGTCATCTGTAACTAGGTTGACTGGAAGTGATGAGAATCATGCAGCATCGCAGGTGGGTATTGTAGATGGTGATAAGACCCCCAGTTCTGTTCCAGCTAAGCGAAGGGGCCGCCctcccaaaaaaagaaaagagcctGAAATAGAACCACTAAACGGGTCAAATGGCAAAACG GACTCCTTAAGGGCATCAGCTGATGGGAATCAGAGCAATATGTTTCAATCTTCATCGACTGCTTCACATTTTGGCACTCATGATAGGACGCATGGAGTGATTGATATAATG GAAGAAGTTAACCAAAATGACTTAGCGTTTAGCAGCCATTATGGACTACAAAGTAACCACCAGCATCATCTTGGCAACCCGATGCAGTCTGGCACTACATTGCAG AGCCATTTTGGACAGCAAGCTCTTGGAAGTCAATCAAGAATGCAATGGATTTGTCAACAAATGCTACAG GAAGATCAGACACCATTTGGCCGGAGGACAGGGTAG
- the LOC103972811 gene encoding protein FAR1-RELATED SEQUENCE 6 isoform X2, whose translation MEMGGKGGEIILKDGANFIDERHDEDGANDRAMGENEASQSITADTVDEGKIDQTKELVIHDEDDSVGKMDKAELDVQGVIGGDDGIPRVGMVFNSYGEAVTFYKRYAMRVGFGVTIKKSSFTTYGLCRRLVLVCSKEGKAQTKACYHQSRPSMKTNCEAAFIAKLWGDGLLHVVEAKLEHNHELNPSEAHLYRCYKNMSSGATKDLAVRAAGREHLPYVGMEFLNSIEEGQLKLSEGDKEALHEFFSRMQTKNPSFFYLLDLDMEGNLRNVFWADSRSRSAYQYYGDVVYFDSTYLRNKYNIPLVLFVGSNSHGQLVLLGCGLLADETPGNYLWLFKAWLTCMLERAPNVIITDQSKEIQDVVAKVLPEARHRMCLSDITGSIPEKLRDHTEWKTIHKAMNEVIYGSLKVDEFEEGWRNLTKTYGLEGLSTALQEDSVRPFFEELIYPETSLQNFLENYEMVLRTKYELEAKADFDSFHNSRLTGSESHMEQQLSKIYTLNMFEKFQHELKATIYCQVSLLKVDGSISTFEVRECTYTGGDERNHDKYYEVLYHVGEFEVQCICGFFQFTGILCRHALSVFSLQQVYEVPSQYILNRWRKDFKLLYALECSSKDIYGNKHIEQYDSLSKHCLRLVEVGMVSDEKYQLALKLVREVERSLLDENIFQDLHSRLVSSVTRLTGSDENHAASQVGIVDGDKTPSSVPAKRRGRPPKKRKEPEIEPLNGSNGKTDSLRASADGNQSNMFQSSSTASHFGTHDRTHGVIDIMEEVNQNDLAFSSHYGLQSNHQHHLGNPMQSGTTLQSHFGQQALGSQSRMQWICQQMLQEDQTPFGRRTG comes from the exons ATGGAAATGGGGGGTAAGGGAGGTGAAATAATTTTAAAAGATGGTGCTAATTTTATAGATGAAAGACATGATGAGGATGGAGCTAATGATAGAGCTATGGGAGAAAATGAAGCATCTCAG AGTATCACAGCTGACACTGTCGATGAAGGGAAAATCGATCAGACTAAAGAACTGGTTATTCATGATGAAGATGATAGTGTGGGAAAAATGGACAAGGCTGAACTTGATGTTCAGGGAGTGATCGGAGGAGATGATGGAATCCCTCGGGTGGGGATGGTGTTCAACTCTTATGGAGAAGCTGTTACATTCTATAAACGATATGCAATGCGTGTTGGATTTGGTGTTACTATAAAAAAGTCATCATTTACAACATATGGACTTTGTCGAAGGCTTGTACTTGTGTGCAGTAAGGAGGGAAAGGCACAGACAAAAGCATGCTACCATCAATCGAGGCCATCAATGAAGACAAACTGTGAAGCTGCATTTATCGCTAAGTTATGGGGTGACGGGTTGTTGCATGTAGTGGAAGCTAAACTTGAACACAATCATGAACTTAATCCATCAGAAGCCCACCTCTACAGATGCTATAAGAATATGTCCAGTGGTGCTACCAAAGATCTTGCTGTGCGAGCTGCTGGACGTGAGCACTTACCATATGTTGGTATGGAATTCTTAAATTCTATTGAAGAGGGACAGTTGAAGCTCTCTGAAGGTGACAAGGAAGCTCTACATGAATTTTTTTCACGGATGCAGACCAAGAACCCAAGCTTCTTTTACTTGCTGGATTTAGATATGGAAGGCAATCTAAGGAATGTGTTCTGGGCTGATTCTAGGTCGAGATCAGCATATCAGTATTATGGTGATGTTGTTTACTTTGATTCAACTTATTTAAGAAATAAGTACAACATTCCCCTTGTCTTATTTGTTGGATCAAACAGTCACGGTCAGTTGGTGTTGTTAGGTTGTGGTTTGCTTGCAGATGAAACTCCTGGAAACTACTTGTGGTTATTTAAGGCATGGTTGACATGTATGTTAGAGCGCGCTCCAAATGTAATAATCACTGATCAGTCCAAGGAAATTCAAGATGTTGTTGCTAAAGTTTTACCAGAAGCGCGTCATCGGATGTGCTTGTCAGATATAACTGGAAGTATTCCAGAGAAATTGAGGGATCATACAGAGTGGAAGACAATTCATAAAGCCATGAATGAAGTAATATATGGTTCTTTAAAAGTTGATGAATTTGAAGAAGGCTGGAGGAATCTGACTAAAACATATGGGCTTGAAG GGTTGTCCACTGCACTACAGGAAGACAGTGTAAGACCCTTTTTTGAAGAGCTCATATATCCAGAAACTTCTTTACAGAACTTTTTAGAAAATTACGAAATGGTTTTACGAACTAAGTATGAGTTAGAGGCTAAAGCAGATTTTGACTCATTCCACAATAGCCGGCTTACCGGATCCGAATCTCATATGGAGCAGCAGCTTTCCAAGATTTATACGCTTAACATGTTTGAAAAGTTTCAGCATGAGCTAAAGGCAACTATCTATTGTCAGGTTTCACTACTAAAGGTAGATGGATCAATCTCTACATTTGAGGTGAGGGAGTGCACTTATACAGGAGGTGATGAAAGAAACCATGACAAGTATTATGAGGTATTGTATCATGTCGGTGAATTTGAGGTTCAATGTATTTGTGGTTTCTTCCAATTTACAGGAATATTATGCAGACATGCATTATCAGTTTTCAGTTTGCAACAAGTCTATGAAGTTCCATCGCAGTACATCCTCAATCGTTGGAGAAAGGATTTCAAACTGTTGTATGCTTTGGAATGTTCCTCGAAAGATATTTATGGCAATAAACATATTGAGCAATATGATTCTCTCTCCAAGCATTGCCTTCGACTTGTTGAAGTTGGCATGGTGTCTGATGAGAAGTACCAGCTTGCGTTGAAGTTAGTTAGAGAAGTAGAAAGATCTCTGTTAGATGAGAACATATTTCAAGATTTGCATAGTAGGCTTGTGTCATCTGTAACTAGGTTGACTGGAAGTGATGAGAATCATGCAGCATCGCAGGTGGGTATTGTAGATGGTGATAAGACCCCCAGTTCTGTTCCAGCTAAGCGAAGGGGCCGCCctcccaaaaaaagaaaagagcctGAAATAGAACCACTAAACGGGTCAAATGGCAAAACG GACTCCTTAAGGGCATCAGCTGATGGGAATCAGAGCAATATGTTTCAATCTTCATCGACTGCTTCACATTTTGGCACTCATGATAGGACGCATGGAGTGATTGATATAATG GAAGAAGTTAACCAAAATGACTTAGCGTTTAGCAGCCATTATGGACTACAAAGTAACCACCAGCATCATCTTGGCAACCCGATGCAGTCTGGCACTACATTGCAG AGCCATTTTGGACAGCAAGCTCTTGGAAGTCAATCAAGAATGCAATGGATTTGTCAACAAATGCTACAG GAAGATCAGACACCATTTGGCCGGAGGACAGGGTAG